The DNA window CCTTCAGGTAACCTTCCAGTATCCAGTCTGTATAGTTCCACTGCCCCCTCGATCAGCACTCGATTAGCTAAATCCGCTTGAGTAGAAGTGTGATTCTTAGCAGTGCCCCATCGAGGTGCTGCAATGCTGATGATTGCCATCATCAAACAAAGAATTAAAAGAACTTCCAGCAGTGTAAAACCTTTCTCTTTACATTGATTCTCCATAAAATTATCTCGTTCTCCTCAACTCAATGGTAAAATACGCCTATTCTGGATGCATCTATAATATTCTATCAATTCCATGAAAAATTCCTTCTTTAGAATTGTCTTTAGACAATCTTTATTTGATTTGGAGAAAATTTGTCTCATTTAAAGCTTTTTTTACTTATTTTAGGATCATTCGACTTTTAGCCTCGCCAAAGCCCTTAAGTCGAAGAGGCATTAAAAAACCACGACTCATTGCCGTGGTTTTTCCTTAGTTTGAAGTTAATTTCTCACTCAATAACCTTATCCCAAGCTCTTAGAATTTCCTCATCGTTGGCGTCACGAATCACGATCCCCTGCCCTATCCCTTTAGGTAAGACCAAAACTTTTTGCCCTTTGTAATTCTTTTTATCTGCTCCCATAAGATCGGTTAACACTCGGGGATTCTTACCTCTGCCAGTTACCGGCAAACCGAACCCTTTGAGAAGCTTAATCAAGCGTTCCACTTCTCCACTGCTCATCAGTCCCCGTTCTTGGGCCAGATGGGCAGCTGCTACCATGCCGATGCTGACACCCTGTCCATGGGTAATCCCTTGGTAGGCCACCTCAGCCTCAAGAGCATGACCAAAGCTATGCCCATAATTAAGAAACATCCTCTTGCTCTGTTCCGTCTCGTCCTCAGAGACCAGCCTGACTTTAACCGCCGAGGAGCGGGAAGTCAGTTCCTTGTATAACTCAGGCTTCCGCGCCATGATTTCTTCCCGGTGTTTTTCGATAAAGGAGAGAAGCCCTTCATCGGCAATGACAGCATGCTTGATAGTCTCTGCCAGACCATTAAGCATTTCTTCCCAGGGCAGGGTCTCTAATGTACTAAAATCTGTCCATACAGCCAGAGGCGGGTAAAAATCTCCCAGCAGGTTCTTGCCTGCAGCATGGTTTACCGCAACTTTACCGCCGATGCTGCTATCCACCATTGCCAGAAGGGTGGTGGGAATTTGGACATAACGCATTCCCCGCATAAAGACACTGGCGAAGAAGCCGGCCAAATCTCCGATAACCCCTCCCCCCAAAGCCAAGACCACGGTTTTGCGATCCGCACCGCAGGCAATAGCTTCACTGGTTAAAGCGCTGAGGCGGTCCAGGGATTTCTCATCCTCACCCTGAGGTACAATCAGGGTATTGACTATAAAGGAGCCTAGCCCTTTTTGCAAAGTATCCAGATAGTAATCGCCAACATTAGGGTGAGTAATCACCAGAAGATGTTCCCCAGCTCCTATGCGGGTGGTCAGATAGTCACCCAGCTCCTCCAGCCTGGCCCCCAGGAAAACAGGGTAGGGCTTCACGGAGACAACATCAATCCTCTGTCCTTGCATCCATAGAACCTCCTTCATATAGGCTGAATATCTCTTCAACCACTTGTTCAATTCCCTTATGAGTCGTATCGATAGTCCAATTCGCCTGGTTATAGATAGGTTGTCTCTTGGCCCACAGCTCTTCAACCACTTGGCGATCTCCTCTTAAAAGAGGGCGGTCGTTGCGATAGCCAATCCGTTTGTAGATCTCATCAAGGGGCGCATATAAGCCGATAATAATACCGCTTTGTGCCAAATCCCGCCAATTCTCAGCATTCAGCACAGTCCCTCCTCCTGTAGCAATAACATACCCTTTTTGTTCAGCCAGACGTTTCACCAACAGCCGCTCCTCCGAACGAAAACGGGTCTCGCCATGGCGACGAAAAATTTCCGATACAGTCATTTCCGTTAGTCTTTCGATCTCCAGATCCGTATCAATAAACTCCCGTCCCAGGAGCTTAGCCAAGCGCCTGCCCACAGTGCTTTTGCCGGTACCCATAAAGCCTACAAGCACAATATTATCATTATGAGCAGCGCCAGAGAATCCCTCCCCCTCCTCCAAAGCATCATTTTTAGAGGGATCTCCTTTAAAAGATGTGATTTCATAATCAAAAAAATTATTCATACTATTGCTCACTCACAAATCGTTTATAATCCTGCCAGGCTTTATTCAGCTCATCCCATGTGTCGGCAGGGAACTTTTCCAGAATGGCCTGAAGGATTTCCCAAGCCGCCACATGCTTAAGGACCACCAGAGCGGCGGGAACCGCACACACATCGCTGCGCTCTACACTGGCCTCCATAACTTCTTTCGTTTCCAGATTAACCGTTGACAAAGGACTGTATAAGGTAGGGATGGGCTTCATGACCGCTTCGATTATCACCGGTTCTCCATTGGTCATTCCGCCTTCAATTCCGCCGGCATTATTGCTATAACGATAATAACCCCGCCCTCTGTCATAACCGATGGGATCATGGACTTTGGACCCAAAGTGCTGGCCTGCCGTAAAACCCATGCCAAAGGCTACTCCCTTGATGGCCTGGACAGATAAAACGGCCTGAGCCAACCGGCCATCCAATTTTCTATCCCACTGGACATAGGAACCCAGACCCGGCAGCAGGTTCCGCACTTGGATCTGCAGCACTCCCCCTAAGGACTCCCCTTGGCTCCGAGCCTCTTGCAGCTGAGCATCTAACGCTTCTTCACCCTTGGGGTCTCCTACCTTCCACTCAGAGGCCTGGACCCGTTGCCAATACTCAGGGGTATCCTCGCTATCCATGTGGACTTTTCCTACGGATAGGACCTGTCCTCTTATCTCCACTCCTAAAGCTTCCAGAATCTGTACGGCAATATTCCCGATAGCCACCCGCATAGCTGTCTCCCGGGCACTGGCTCGCTCCAGAACATTGCGCACTTCGGTCCGATATTTCAAATATCCCGTCAAATCCGCATGGCCTGGTCGCGGTGTCATAACTTTGCGGCTTTCCAAATCCGCTTCATCACCCCAGGCCATAATTTTCTCCCAATTGGCCCAGTCCCGGTTGATAATCTCTAAGGCTATAGGAGCCCCTGTGGTTAATCCCCCCCGGACTCCGGAAAGAATCGTGATCTGATCCTTTTCAATTTTCATTCGTCCCCCGCGGCCAGGACCCTTTTGCCGCTCTTGCAGTGCTTGATCGATGGTCGCTTTATCTATCTTAGCCCCTGAAGGAACCCCTTCAAGGATGCCGACAAGCTTTGGTCCGTGAGATTCACCTGCTGTCAAATAACGCATACCTTGCCTCCTTACTTAATTTCTTCCCGAACCCTACCTGTAATCAAGGCAGTAATGACATTTCTGGTATGTTTTCCATTGGTTAAGGAAATACTGCCGGTCCTGCTCGGTCCCCCCAGAAAGACGGGGGAACCTTCCGCAGAAAAGCGTATATTGCTCGGTTGATTGGCGAAGCTTATTTTTTCCGGAAGGGTGATGGTTTTCTCCAACGTTCCTTCTCTGAAAATACGATAAGTATTATTGCTTGGGTAAAGGCGGATTTCATACCAGGTATTTTCAGCCATCGCCTTGGCCCTGGCATCCCGTAGTTCCTGAATGAGCTGGGTGCTGGCTAAAGACAAATTGCGGTTGTCCATCTGCAGCGGAAGCTTCACTAAAAGCACAAAGCCTACCCCTGCCAGAAGGGTCAGGACCAGAAGCACCTCAAGGAGGGTGAAGCCTTTTGTCTTATCCGGTTGGCCAGCTTCATCAAGCAGCCTTTTCATTTATGCTCACTCCCTCATCCCATCCGGGTCGCGTAGCTTCACGCACAACGGTCTCTCCATAGCTCCAGGGCTGGTTCACTCGCTTTCTTAATAGCTCCGCCAAACCTCCGGGTAATACCTGATGTGAACCGTGGCTCCGCTATGTTAAGAAAGCTTCGCTCACCCGACCGCCCCTCCGCTAAATCCGTCCTCTTTTGTGCGCAAAGCTACTGCTTACGGGTCTTTTATGTGTGAAACTTACTGCTTGCGGTTCTAATCAAAGTAGACGTCAACCGGTCAAAGCCTGATACAAAGCCTTCCTCATAGATTCTACAGGCGCCTTATCCTCCAGCCAGAATTCCCAGGCATTAACTCCTTGATAAAGAAGCATATCGATTCCATTGACAATTTTGCAGCCCAAGGCTTTCGCCTCCTGTAGAAAAGGAGTCTCCCAGGGATTAAAAATGATGTCCACTACCAAAGCACCCGGCCGTATTCCTTCAAGGGAAAAAGGATATTCTTCCTTTTTTAGCCCTATGCTGGTGGTTTGGATCACGCAATCCGCCTGAGCCAGCCAGGCTCCCCTTCCCCATTCCTCCTGGTGCGCTTGTCCGCCCCACTCCAGTACTTTTCCCACCAACTCCGCCCCCCGCTCAGGAGTGCGGTTCATGATGCAAAGCTGGGCTTGAAAAGGCGCCAGGGCCATAGCAATCCCCTTGGCGGCACCTCCGGCTCCTAAGATAACGATTTGTTGTCGCTCATCTAACTCCATATGTTCCTGCAGGGAACGAACGAAGCCGGAACCGTCGGTGTTATGGCCGATCAGCCGACCCTTGTCCACTTTTACGGTGTTCACAGCGCCTGCTCTGACCGCCTCTTCTGTCAGTTCATCCAGAAAAGGAAGAATGGTTTCCTTATGGGGAACGGTTACATTCCAGCCGCTGAAGCCCAGAGCCTTAAGACCCAATACGGCCTCTCCCAAATCCTCAGGGCTCACCTGGAATTTTTGATAATCTGCAGCTAAGTTTAAAGCCTTATATCCGGCATTATGCATCACCGGAGATAAGGAATGAGCAATCGGATCGCCAATCACTGCAAAATGCTTTACCAAGCCTACACCCCCAAAGCTTTTGGATAGCACAACGGAATGGTTTTCCCATTCCGTTATCGTCATCATACAGTTCCTCGTTTAGCGTACCTTTGTACCATGGGGCTCCGACGTTTCATAACGCTTCATCAACCAGACCAATACTCGCTCCATTCTACGCAGGAGCCGTGTACCGATAAATTCCCGATCATTGATGGGGAGAACTAAAATCGTATACATTTCCATACGATTCCCGCCAAGGATATCCGTAAACAGTTGATCCCCAATGACAGCGGTATCCGAAATCCCGGTACCCAAAACATTCATTCCTGCCTGAAAAGCCCTACGACGTGGTTTCGTTGCCCGAAAAACAAAAGGTATTCCTAAACGCTCTGCTACAACGGCCACCCGTTGCTTGCGCTTATTATTGGATACGACACATGCCTGAATCCCTGCCACTTTAAGTTTCTCAAACCATTCCACAACCTTCGGTCCAACTTCCAAGTCATTCCAGGGCGTCATCGTGTTGTCAAGATCTATAATAAGCCCGCGAATACCATTCCTTTTCAAAACATCCATGGGTATACTATCCAATGAATCTGCCTGAAAAGTCGGCTTGAAGAGATCAAACATAGTGTCCTCCCCACATGGCATTTTTTACTTATTATATCCCAGAGTTCTACTCTGGGCAAGTTAAATGGAAGAGGGCTTTAGAAATAACCTCTGGTGAAATGTGAAAAAATATCATAAAATGTCCTGTATAGGAGTTGAACACATTTGATTAAATATTATGATCGCAAAACCCAAACTTATCAGATCGAAAAAGTGGCTGGGGAGAAAATGATTCGCTGGACTTATTCTTCTCCTGTGGGGATGAGACTATTGGAAACGGTGGTCAAAAAAAGGATGTGCTCCAGCTTTTACGGCTGGTATCTTGATCGGCGCATCAGCCGGCGCAAGATCCACCCTTTTGTTTGCAAATTTGATTTGGACTTATCCATTGCCGAGAAAAACCTCAAAGATTTTTCTTCATTTAATGATTTCTTTTACCGTAAGCTAAAACCATCAGCCCGTTCTATCGACCCCTGTCAAGACTCCCTCATCTCTTTGGGGGATGGTAAGTTGCTGGCCTACGAAGACATTAACTTGGACTGCTTGGTCCAGGTTAAAGGCCTTACTTACAGTCTTAAAGAACTGATTAAAGACCCGGAGACGGCTTCAAAATACAAGAGAGGCACCTGCTTGATTCTACGGCTATGCCCCACGGATTATCACCGTTTTCATTTTATCGACAGCGGTATCTGTGAACCCTCTCACCGTATTAAAGGCTCTTACTACTCCGTTAATCCGGTGGCTCTGCAGAAGGTAGCCAAGCTTTTCTGCGAGAACAAAAGGGAATGGAGCATTTTCCATTCAGACCATTTTGGAGATATTCTCACCATCGAAGTAGGCGCTACTTTTGTGGGCTCCATCATTCAGAGCTACACTCCCCACCAACCGGTGGCCCGGGGAGATGAAAAAGGTTATTTCAAATTCGGCGGTTCCACGGTTCTGCTCTTTTTCGAAGAAAATAAGATTAAGATCGATCCCGATATTGTTGAACAGACAAAATTAGGCTATGAGACTTATATTCTTTTCGGAGAAAAAATCGGTGTCCGCCATAAGGGCCGATAATTTACTCATACCGTGGCGTTATCAGCAGCGGATGGCCTCAGGTAAATACGAATTGCACCAGGGCCATATAGAGCACCGTTCCTCCGCCGATGCTGAGCAGCACATTGTTTTTCCACAGATGAATAAAGATGATAAACCCGATGGCAATCCCTTCCGGCAGCCCATAAGGAGCAGCCAGGAGGGATACATTTTTTAGACAATAGATAATCAACATAGCAATAGCAGCGAAGGGAATCACCTGACCAAGGTAAAGGATAAAAGCCGGCGTCTCCTTATGTGAAGGGAATAAAAGAAAGGGCAGCCCTCTGGTGAGAATTGTTCCCAGAGCGATCACTGCGATGATAACAAGGGACTGTTGGCTGGTAAGTATCATACTTGCTCCTCCTTGATAGCCATGGGAGTCGTTTCTGCCCCATCAAGTATGGACACCCGAGCCGACTTATAGAGGTTCTCCAGCGGCTTTCTGAACAGGAAAAGGATCCCAATGATGGCAACCATGGCGGGAATAATAAAATGTTCCGGTCCAAAGACCCATAAACAAAGCACTGAAGCGCCGAGGCCGATTAGAGCCGGAGCATGCTGCTTCTGGGACTTCCATTGTTCCAGAAAGATCACCACAAACAGAGCTGTCATCACAAAGTCTATCCCTTTCGTATTAAAAGACACCATGGACCCTAATATGCCGCCCAGGGCACAAGCAGCAATCCAGTAACTATGATTGAGGATCGTCACAAAAAACATGAACCAGCCACGATTTACTCCCTGGGGAGGATTCGTGGCACAAAGAATGGAGAAGGTCTCATCCGTAAGCCCAAAGACTAAATAAGGCTTTTTCCTTCCCGCTTCGCTGTACTTGCCTAAAAGAGAGAGACCGTAAAACAAATGCCTGGCATTCACCATCAAGGTCATAATAAAAGCATTTAAGGGATTAAAAGCCATGGTCAGCAGATTAATCGCCACATATTGCATAGAGCCGGCATAAATAAAAACACTCATCAGGATGGCCCAGCCAAAATGATAGCCCTTACTGTTCAAAAGAATCCCAAAGGCCATACCAAGAAATAAGTAGCCGGTCATTACCGGCAATGTATAGGGAAACGCCGCTTTCAAGGCTTTGATCTTATCCTGCATACTGGGTTGCTCTCCTCCTCTGCTCTTTCCATTCAACTCCATAGGCAACTCATACCTACTTAAAAAAATCGCCCCTAATCTTGATCTATAGGTATGGTTAACGTGCATTTATCTCTGTTCATGACAATACTGGTTTCTACTTTATCCACCCCCGGAATAGCCATAATGGTGTCGATGATAAAATCCCGAAAAGTAGCAATGTCCTTCGCCACCACTTTTAAAAGAAAATCCCGGCTGCCCGTCACTGTATAGCATTCGAGAACATTAGGGATTTCATTAATCGTCGCCAAAAAATGGTTGGCAACCTCTCTATTGAGAGGAGAAAGATTCACCATCGTGAAGGCAATTAACTCAACGCCAAGCTTTTTCTCATCGACAAAGGCAGTATATTGCTTAATGACCCCTTGTTCTTTTAAGTTTTTTGTCCGTGTTAAACAGGCCGAGGGTGATAAGCCAATCTTCTTCGATAGTTCCAAATTTGAGATAGAGGAATCTTCCTGCAAAGCATGGATAATGGCTTTATCCTGAGTGTCAAGATTAACTTCCAATTTAATTCTCCTTTTATAAAAATAACAAAATAAAATTCTAAATTACTATTTATATACTATATATTATTCTTTTCATTCTGACAAGCATTATCTGACAGC is part of the Desulfitobacterium chlororespirans DSM 11544 genome and encodes:
- a CDS encoding type IV pilin cleavage/methylation domain-containing protein, with the translated sequence MENQCKEKGFTLLEVLLILCLMMAIISIAAPRWGTAKNHTSTQADLANRVLIEGAVELYRLDTGRLPEGMADLYSPPPGIEGWRGPYLRQNFIKPTDNEEGYKLDERGKVVP
- the aroB gene encoding 3-dehydroquinate synthase; this translates as MQGQRIDVVSVKPYPVFLGARLEELGDYLTTRIGAGEHLLVITHPNVGDYYLDTLQKGLGSFIVNTLIVPQGEDEKSLDRLSALTSEAIACGADRKTVVLALGGGVIGDLAGFFASVFMRGMRYVQIPTTLLAMVDSSIGGKVAVNHAAGKNLLGDFYPPLAVWTDFSTLETLPWEEMLNGLAETIKHAVIADEGLLSFIEKHREEIMARKPELYKELTSRSSAVKVRLVSEDETEQSKRMFLNYGHSFGHALEAEVAYQGITHGQGVSIGMVAAAHLAQERGLMSSGEVERLIKLLKGFGLPVTGRGKNPRVLTDLMGADKKNYKGQKVLVLPKGIGQGIVIRDANDEEILRAWDKVIE
- a CDS encoding shikimate kinase; translation: MNNFFDYEITSFKGDPSKNDALEEGEGFSGAAHNDNIVLVGFMGTGKSTVGRRLAKLLGREFIDTDLEIERLTEMTVSEIFRRHGETRFRSEERLLVKRLAEQKGYVIATGGGTVLNAENWRDLAQSGIIIGLYAPLDEIYKRIGYRNDRPLLRGDRQVVEELWAKRQPIYNQANWTIDTTHKGIEQVVEEIFSLYEGGSMDARTED
- the aroC gene encoding chorismate synthase, whose amino-acid sequence is MRYLTAGESHGPKLVGILEGVPSGAKIDKATIDQALQERQKGPGRGGRMKIEKDQITILSGVRGGLTTGAPIALEIINRDWANWEKIMAWGDEADLESRKVMTPRPGHADLTGYLKYRTEVRNVLERASARETAMRVAIGNIAVQILEALGVEIRGQVLSVGKVHMDSEDTPEYWQRVQASEWKVGDPKGEEALDAQLQEARSQGESLGGVLQIQVRNLLPGLGSYVQWDRKLDGRLAQAVLSVQAIKGVAFGMGFTAGQHFGSKVHDPIGYDRGRGYYRYSNNAGGIEGGMTNGEPVIIEAVMKPIPTLYSPLSTVNLETKEVMEASVERSDVCAVPAALVVLKHVAAWEILQAILEKFPADTWDELNKAWQDYKRFVSEQ
- a CDS encoding prepilin-type N-terminal cleavage/methylation domain-containing protein, translated to MKRLLDEAGQPDKTKGFTLLEVLLVLTLLAGVGFVLLVKLPLQMDNRNLSLASTQLIQELRDARAKAMAENTWYEIRLYPSNNTYRIFREGTLEKTITLPEKISFANQPSNIRFSAEGSPVFLGGPSRTGSISLTNGKHTRNVITALITGRVREEIK
- the aroE gene encoding shikimate dehydrogenase codes for the protein MMTITEWENHSVVLSKSFGGVGLVKHFAVIGDPIAHSLSPVMHNAGYKALNLAADYQKFQVSPEDLGEAVLGLKALGFSGWNVTVPHKETILPFLDELTEEAVRAGAVNTVKVDKGRLIGHNTDGSGFVRSLQEHMELDERQQIVILGAGGAAKGIAMALAPFQAQLCIMNRTPERGAELVGKVLEWGGQAHQEEWGRGAWLAQADCVIQTTSIGLKKEEYPFSLEGIRPGALVVDIIFNPWETPFLQEAKALGCKIVNGIDMLLYQGVNAWEFWLEDKAPVESMRKALYQALTG
- a CDS encoding YqeG family HAD IIIA-type phosphatase, with translation MFDLFKPTFQADSLDSIPMDVLKRNGIRGLIIDLDNTMTPWNDLEVGPKVVEWFEKLKVAGIQACVVSNNKRKQRVAVVAERLGIPFVFRATKPRRRAFQAGMNVLGTGISDTAVIGDQLFTDILGGNRMEMYTILVLPINDREFIGTRLLRRMERVLVWLMKRYETSEPHGTKVR
- a CDS encoding phosphatidylserine decarboxylase, with amino-acid sequence MIKYYDRKTQTYQIEKVAGEKMIRWTYSSPVGMRLLETVVKKRMCSSFYGWYLDRRISRRKIHPFVCKFDLDLSIAEKNLKDFSSFNDFFYRKLKPSARSIDPCQDSLISLGDGKLLAYEDINLDCLVQVKGLTYSLKELIKDPETASKYKRGTCLILRLCPTDYHRFHFIDSGICEPSHRIKGSYYSVNPVALQKVAKLFCENKREWSIFHSDHFGDILTIEVGATFVGSIIQSYTPHQPVARGDEKGYFKFGGSTVLLFFEENKIKIDPDIVEQTKLGYETYILFGEKIGVRHKGR
- a CDS encoding branched-chain amino acid transporter permease — translated: MILTSQQSLVIIAVIALGTILTRGLPFLLFPSHKETPAFILYLGQVIPFAAIAMLIIYCLKNVSLLAAPYGLPEGIAIGFIIFIHLWKNNVLLSIGGGTVLYMALVQFVFT
- a CDS encoding AzlC family ABC transporter permease → MQDKIKALKAAFPYTLPVMTGYLFLGMAFGILLNSKGYHFGWAILMSVFIYAGSMQYVAINLLTMAFNPLNAFIMTLMVNARHLFYGLSLLGKYSEAGRKKPYLVFGLTDETFSILCATNPPQGVNRGWFMFFVTILNHSYWIAACALGGILGSMVSFNTKGIDFVMTALFVVIFLEQWKSQKQHAPALIGLGASVLCLWVFGPEHFIIPAMVAIIGILFLFRKPLENLYKSARVSILDGAETTPMAIKEEQV
- a CDS encoding Lrp/AsnC family transcriptional regulator, which gives rise to MEVNLDTQDKAIIHALQEDSSISNLELSKKIGLSPSACLTRTKNLKEQGVIKQYTAFVDEKKLGVELIAFTMVNLSPLNREVANHFLATINEIPNVLECYTVTGSRDFLLKVVAKDIATFRDFIIDTIMAIPGVDKVETSIVMNRDKCTLTIPIDQD